A stretch of Pseudolysobacter antarcticus DNA encodes these proteins:
- a CDS encoding alpha/beta hydrolase, with the protein MHTIARVVLSCVVLSFAFAAHAERNFSGTTASGAYYQIAVPDGWKAGDSLILFQHGLSFDPPAPNPDLGPLKDLQLSEGYAIAASSFRQRSWALFSAPDDNADLLAAFKQQVGTPGAIIPYGGSLGGLIALKLAEDPRFAPVPGVYSACPPAAGSRVWDTAIDLRLAYDVVCHDAGDLPTGKQPYPWAYNLNDIPDNLSDLEDQALLIPTLIPLNRCTGVNLPQELRNGAMKRRLAQLMDLAHISSEKFFVTNAGYAIYALSDLVRAPDKLNTSNPFTTVGVDYNDATLNADILRIQADPLASLYFRWASDFRGNIGSAKVISVQTSQDQLVIPANQYTLRQTLPSTQLTSAIVNETTPTHCGFSLAEGVSGWEALRSWIAGGAQPSVNDLQTGCNNASAAGASGACRYDATIVPPSFDSQVRPRPASTAPNVDARYSGQWYDSSHSVAGAIGVMVEVLDDGSANMTMFTYPRAGVVGARDTPSGAHTWLTGVGEVIGNGIEFPDVLLQVPDGRGAMRTQHWGRLGMSFDSCEQGSMRWDWLSPASSQTVPIQRRTHLDGMDCSDTATATNATQQPAPASSFLP; encoded by the coding sequence ATGCATACAATCGCTCGGGTGGTTCTGTCGTGCGTGGTTTTGTCGTTCGCGTTTGCCGCGCACGCCGAACGCAATTTCAGCGGAACCACCGCATCCGGCGCGTATTACCAGATCGCCGTGCCCGATGGCTGGAAAGCCGGCGATTCGCTGATCCTGTTCCAGCACGGATTGAGTTTCGATCCGCCTGCGCCGAATCCCGATCTCGGTCCACTTAAGGATCTGCAACTCAGCGAAGGTTATGCCATTGCGGCGTCGAGTTTTCGGCAGCGCTCATGGGCGTTGTTCAGCGCACCGGACGACAATGCCGACTTGCTGGCCGCGTTCAAGCAGCAAGTGGGTACGCCGGGTGCGATCATTCCGTACGGTGGTTCGCTGGGCGGATTGATCGCGTTGAAACTTGCAGAAGATCCGCGCTTCGCTCCTGTGCCGGGCGTGTATTCGGCGTGTCCGCCCGCGGCCGGTTCGCGCGTGTGGGATACCGCGATCGACCTGCGCCTGGCCTACGATGTGGTGTGCCACGACGCCGGCGATTTGCCGACCGGAAAACAGCCGTATCCGTGGGCCTACAATCTCAACGATATTCCGGACAATCTTTCGGATCTCGAAGATCAGGCACTGCTGATTCCGACCTTGATTCCGCTGAATCGCTGCACCGGCGTCAATCTGCCGCAAGAGTTGCGCAACGGCGCGATGAAACGTCGCCTGGCGCAATTGATGGATCTTGCCCACATCAGCAGCGAAAAGTTTTTTGTCACCAACGCGGGATACGCGATTTATGCGCTGAGCGATCTCGTGCGTGCGCCCGACAAATTGAATACGTCCAACCCGTTCACCACGGTCGGCGTGGACTACAACGATGCCACGCTGAATGCCGACATTCTGCGCATCCAGGCCGATCCACTGGCGTCATTGTATTTTCGCTGGGCCTCGGATTTCCGCGGCAACATCGGCAGCGCGAAAGTGATCTCGGTGCAGACCAGTCAGGATCAACTGGTGATCCCGGCCAATCAGTATACTTTGCGACAAACGCTGCCAAGTACACAATTGACCAGCGCGATTGTCAATGAAACCACGCCGACGCATTGCGGCTTTAGCTTGGCCGAAGGAGTCTCTGGCTGGGAGGCGCTGCGCAGCTGGATTGCCGGCGGCGCGCAGCCGAGCGTCAACGATCTGCAAACCGGTTGCAACAACGCCAGCGCCGCCGGGGCGAGCGGGGCGTGCCGCTATGATGCGACCATCGTGCCGCCGAGTTTCGACAGCCAGGTGCGCCCGCGCCCGGCGAGCACCGCGCCGAACGTCGATGCGCGTTACAGCGGGCAATGGTACGACTCGAGCCACAGCGTTGCAGGCGCCATCGGCGTAATGGTTGAAGTGCTCGATGACGGCAGCGCCAACATGACGATGTTCACCTATCCGCGTGCGGGTGTCGTCGGCGCGCGTGACACACCGTCTGGCGCTCATACCTGGCTGACCGGCGTCGGCGAGGTGATCGGCAACGGTATCGAATTTCCCGATGTGCTGCTGCAAGTACCGGATGGCAGGGGCGCCATGCGCACCCAGCATTGGGGGCGCCTCGGTATGAGTTTTGATAGCTGTGAGCAAGGCAGCATGCGCTGGGATTGGTTGTCGCCAGCCAGCTCGCAAACCGTGCCGATTCAGCGGCGCACGCATTTGGACGGTATGGATTGCAGCGATACGGCAACCGCAACCAATGCGACGCAACAGCCTGCGCCAGCATCTTCGTTTTTACCGTAG
- a CDS encoding choice-of-anchor Q domain-containing protein, giving the protein MVSSTANSGVGTLRQVILNAAPGDTIVFNLNYPTVIPVTGSELTINKSLTIVGPGPDDLWLDGMSSDTTIFNVLAGATVDISQLGIRNSRGIRNAGVLTLSYVAFQDNLTGGAILNTAKLAVSDSIFQGNRSPASNANGGAIYNVNNAVIDRCTFVDNQSKNGGAIANNGNMAVNASTFSGNQSSDTFGGAGGAIRNNGVLTLTNSTLSGNSANGSGGAIHNHTIAVLTIAGSTIIDNTAATSTASNAIFRYGAVSISRSIIAGSCGGGALASTGDNLGTDGTCVPNSAPLNDGNHSNLTLDPLAQNGGPTQTRLLPIGSPAIDAVLVNTADCTGTDQRGVPRPNGNFCDIGAVEMELDSVFVDGFE; this is encoded by the coding sequence ATGGTCAGCAGCACGGCTAACAGCGGCGTGGGGACGTTGCGACAGGTCATCCTCAATGCGGCACCCGGCGACACGATCGTTTTCAACCTCAACTACCCAACGGTCATACCAGTCACCGGCAGCGAGCTGACGATCAACAAGAGTCTCACAATCGTGGGCCCCGGCCCCGACGACCTGTGGCTGGATGGTATGAGCAGTGACACGACGATCTTCAACGTGCTGGCAGGTGCGACCGTCGACATCAGCCAGCTGGGCATCCGCAACAGTCGGGGCATCAGAAACGCTGGCGTGCTGACGCTGAGCTACGTCGCGTTTCAGGACAACCTAACTGGCGGCGCTATCCTCAACACGGCGAAGCTCGCGGTGAGCGATAGCATATTCCAGGGTAACCGGTCCCCTGCCTCCAACGCCAACGGCGGCGCGATTTACAACGTCAACAACGCCGTTATCGATCGCTGCACGTTCGTTGATAACCAGTCGAAAAACGGTGGCGCCATCGCCAACAACGGAAACATGGCGGTGAATGCGAGCACCTTTTCCGGCAACCAATCGTCTGACACTTTCGGCGGGGCCGGCGGCGCGATCCGCAACAATGGCGTGCTGACCCTGACGAACAGCACGCTCAGTGGCAATTCCGCCAACGGTTCGGGCGGCGCGATCCACAACCACACCATAGCTGTGCTGACGATCGCCGGCAGCACGATCATCGACAATACCGCGGCAACCAGCACCGCCTCGAATGCCATTTTCCGCTACGGGGCGGTATCGATCAGCCGCTCTATCATCGCCGGCAGCTGCGGCGGCGGCGCATTGGCGTCGACCGGCGACAATCTCGGCACCGACGGCACATGTGTGCCCAATTCGGCACCCTTGAACGACGGCAATCATTCGAATCTGACCCTTGACCCACTGGCGCAGAACGGCGGGCCGACGCAGACCCGGCTGCTTCCCATCGGTAGTCCGGCGATCGACGCGGTGCTGGTCAACACCGCTGACTGCACTGGAACGGACCAGCGCGGCGTGCCACGCCCCAACGGCAATTTTTGCGACATCGGCGCGGTGGAGATGGAGCTCGACAGTGTGTTCGTCGATGGCTTCGAGTGA
- a CDS encoding autotransporter-associated beta strand repeat-containing protein has product MKTPFHPNRMAALINAALVSLFAAAPAGATTYTVNNALDSATGTGTSGSLRYVIGQAGNGDTIGFSCAALGCPVAIPVHNLGNNGGFPGPTAFSISGKSITIAATNPGDVTLQAQPAGATSGTSLRLFFIDTDASLTLQNVNLTGGRAIGGNGGSAYRGGGGAAAGLGGAIFSQGSLSLVGVSFVDNGAVGGTSVGDPTFGKNYGGGGGLGGDGGAGVAGGGGGTGGDGGLWSISPTGIRLAGPGGAGLGGVGGGSPGGYNFTHPASYPVGPASNGGGGAGGYLWNGGNGSEGAGGGSSGASLFTSINGGNGGFGGGGGGNNGESPSLGICVAAAGNGGFGGGGGSGCSTEPGRLSGGAGGVGGGTGTGYSNQGTPGGGGAAFGGAVFARSGSVTVRSAGSAARIAGNSVSAGSGANNGAAAGRGLFLMSGVPTTFDIEDTYTIADDIGDDSVSSVRTDQGYTPGNGTGAAVSKTGAGTLIFNGFNTYAGATTVSAGTLSGVGSLAGPVTLGNGATIAPGNQDSVGIFNTGAFTWNGGGTMNFRLGATGARSDLLLVSRSLLKGTAGTYRFHFGIGNSPPVVGTAYTLIHASNASAFAPGNFSFISDSSYQNLTGTFSIVSNAVVFTVTGVASDVIFRDGYQ; this is encoded by the coding sequence ATGAAAACACCGTTTCATCCCAACAGGATGGCCGCGCTCATCAACGCCGCCCTGGTTTCGCTGTTCGCCGCCGCCCCTGCCGGTGCGACCACCTACACCGTCAATAACGCGCTGGATTCGGCAACTGGCACAGGCACCAGCGGTTCGCTGCGTTACGTCATCGGCCAAGCGGGCAATGGCGACACCATCGGATTTTCCTGCGCAGCTCTGGGTTGCCCGGTCGCCATCCCGGTGCACAACTTGGGCAACAACGGCGGATTTCCCGGCCCGACCGCGTTTTCGATTAGCGGCAAGTCCATCACCATCGCCGCAACCAACCCGGGCGATGTGACCTTGCAGGCGCAGCCCGCCGGTGCGACCAGCGGGACCAGCCTGCGCCTGTTCTTCATCGACACGGATGCATCGTTGACGTTGCAGAACGTCAATCTCACCGGCGGCCGTGCCATTGGCGGCAACGGCGGGTCTGCCTATCGCGGCGGCGGCGGCGCCGCTGCCGGATTGGGTGGCGCGATATTCAGCCAGGGCAGCTTGAGCCTCGTCGGCGTGTCATTCGTCGACAACGGCGCGGTGGGTGGAACGTCCGTGGGCGACCCCACGTTCGGCAAGAATTATGGTGGTGGAGGTGGCCTCGGTGGCGATGGCGGTGCTGGCGTTGCGGGCGGCGGTGGCGGCACCGGTGGAGACGGTGGTTTGTGGTCGATCTCGCCGACTGGGATACGGCTTGCCGGCCCGGGCGGCGCGGGCCTCGGCGGGGTCGGTGGCGGCTCGCCCGGCGGCTACAATTTCACCCATCCAGCTAGCTATCCCGTCGGGCCAGCCAGCAATGGTGGCGGCGGCGCAGGCGGTTACCTCTGGAATGGCGGCAATGGTTCGGAAGGCGCTGGCGGCGGCAGCAGCGGAGCGTCGTTGTTCACGAGTATCAACGGCGGCAACGGCGGCTTCGGCGGCGGCGGCGGTGGCAACAACGGGGAATCACCCAGTCTGGGAATTTGCGTTGCTGCCGCTGGCAACGGCGGTTTCGGTGGCGGTGGTGGCAGCGGTTGCAGTACCGAGCCGGGTCGCCTGAGCGGCGGCGCAGGTGGCGTGGGCGGCGGCACTGGCACGGGCTACAGTAACCAAGGCACGCCTGGCGGCGGCGGCGCAGCGTTCGGCGGCGCGGTGTTCGCTCGAAGCGGCTCGGTAACGGTACGCAGCGCGGGTAGCGCAGCGCGGATCGCAGGCAACAGTGTCTCGGCCGGTAGCGGCGCCAATAACGGTGCCGCAGCGGGCCGCGGCTTGTTCCTGATGTCCGGCGTACCCACCACGTTCGATATCGAAGACACGTACACCATTGCCGACGACATCGGCGACGACAGCGTGTCCTCCGTGAGAACCGACCAAGGCTACACGCCGGGCAACGGGACCGGCGCCGCCGTCAGCAAAACCGGCGCCGGCACCTTGATATTCAATGGCTTCAATACGTACGCGGGAGCGACAACGGTGTCGGCCGGCACGCTCAGCGGGGTTGGCAGTCTGGCGGGGCCGGTGACCTTGGGTAATGGCGCGACGATCGCTCCCGGCAATCAGGACAGCGTGGGCATCTTCAATACTGGTGCCTTCACCTGGAACGGTGGCGGCACGATGAATTTCCGCTTGGGAGCGACCGGGGCCCGTAGCGATCTGTTGCTGGTGAGTCGTTCGCTCCTCAAGGGCACAGCGGGCACCTACCGCTTCCACTTCGGCATCGGCAACAGCCCACCCGTGGTCGGCACCGCATACACCTTGATCCATGCCAGCAATGCCAGTGCGTTTGCGCCGGGCAATTTCAGTTTCATCAGCGACTCAAGCTATCAAAATCTCACCGGCACCTTTTCGATCGTCAGCAATGCCGTGGTGTTCACCGTGACTGGCGTGGCGTCGGATGTGATCTTCAGGGACGGCTACCAGTGA
- a CDS encoding sulfotransferase family protein encodes MTPRFVGVSGLPRAGSTLLCQLLAEHPQIHSDGHSSPLCSAMLRLRHGISDDEFFLAQLDVDFERVYGQLTAAARGFMGGWYQHCDKDVVIDKNRGWLRNIDYLLHVQPDARLLICVRDLGQIYGSIEAQHQRTILIDFADHTGGQDRYSRADTLFSKEGVIGSSLHAIEAVQDLPGAVQQRIHLVIFERLISDPLATMQEIYTFIGAEPHRFDPQHLRVRPHESDSHYRHKYPHPQRMSILEPAPHDIPTRIQSELEKTYPWFYEHFYPGWELKATKT; translated from the coding sequence ATGACTCCACGCTTCGTCGGTGTTTCCGGCCTGCCTCGCGCCGGCTCCACCCTGCTCTGCCAGTTGTTGGCCGAACATCCACAAATCCACAGCGATGGACACAGCTCGCCGTTATGTTCGGCCATGCTGCGTCTGCGCCACGGGATTAGTGATGATGAGTTCTTCCTGGCCCAACTCGATGTCGATTTCGAACGTGTCTACGGTCAGCTAACCGCGGCTGCGCGCGGTTTCATGGGCGGCTGGTACCAACACTGCGACAAAGACGTGGTGATCGACAAGAACCGCGGCTGGCTGCGCAATATCGACTATCTGCTACATGTCCAACCGGATGCCCGCCTGCTCATCTGCGTACGCGACCTCGGCCAGATCTATGGCTCGATCGAGGCACAACACCAGCGTACGATCCTGATCGATTTCGCCGACCACACCGGCGGCCAGGATCGCTACAGTCGCGCCGATACGTTGTTCTCCAAGGAAGGTGTAATCGGCAGCTCGCTGCACGCGATCGAGGCTGTGCAGGACTTGCCCGGAGCCGTCCAGCAACGCATCCACTTGGTGATCTTCGAGCGCCTGATAAGTGATCCGCTGGCGACGATGCAGGAAATCTACACGTTCATTGGCGCCGAGCCCCACCGTTTCGATCCGCAGCACCTTCGCGTGCGTCCACACGAAAGCGACAGTCACTACCGGCACAAATACCCACACCCGCAACGCATGTCGATCCTCGAACCTGCACCGCATGACATCCCGACGCGAATCCAGAGCGAGCTGGAAAAAACCTACCCGTGGTTCTACGAGCATTTCTATCCAGGCTGGGAATTGAAGGCCACGAAGACGTGA
- a CDS encoding integrase domain-containing protein produces the protein MKTGWKGSLAAVLSVHNATKFNGTTASAATRDKRSDVLFAGFEELRSLGFRLEDVRSFRGAHMKALGQHWEKNGMSPSTLQGRISIFRLFSAWIGKEGMIEASWKYVESPVSVQRTSINRVDKSWTTKGVDIMQKIAEVGEIDERVAMALQLQAAFALRAKEAYMLRPHLADQGSVLAISRGAKNGRPRTLKIETEFQRETLEEAKALVGGTTESIGDPHLTLAQVKTRYYIVLRQAGITRKNGITSHGLRHQVANDQYEQLTGCASPVRGGVNSNAQLDHLARMNIAEDLGHSREDITTRYLGR, from the coding sequence ATGAAAACGGGATGGAAAGGCAGTCTTGCCGCGGTGCTATCGGTACATAACGCGACAAAATTCAACGGCACCACGGCAAGTGCGGCTACGCGAGACAAGCGGTCCGATGTTCTGTTTGCAGGCTTCGAGGAACTCCGATCTCTTGGATTTCGGTTGGAAGATGTGCGCTCCTTTCGCGGCGCGCATATGAAAGCACTGGGCCAACACTGGGAGAAAAACGGCATGTCGCCGTCAACGCTGCAGGGAAGGATCTCTATCTTTCGCTTGTTTAGCGCGTGGATCGGCAAAGAGGGCATGATCGAGGCAAGTTGGAAGTATGTTGAATCGCCGGTATCTGTACAGCGCACCAGCATAAATCGCGTCGATAAAAGTTGGACTACAAAGGGCGTCGACATTATGCAAAAGATCGCAGAGGTAGGAGAGATCGACGAACGCGTTGCGATGGCGTTGCAACTTCAGGCAGCCTTTGCTCTGCGGGCAAAGGAGGCTTACATGCTGCGCCCTCACCTCGCGGATCAAGGCTCCGTTCTCGCCATCTCGCGCGGGGCAAAGAACGGACGTCCACGGACGCTAAAGATCGAAACCGAGTTTCAGCGCGAAACTTTGGAAGAAGCGAAAGCGTTGGTGGGCGGAACGACCGAATCAATCGGCGATCCCCATCTGACGCTCGCCCAGGTGAAGACACGCTACTACATCGTTTTACGACAAGCCGGGATCACGCGAAAGAACGGGATCACGTCCCACGGATTGCGCCATCAAGTGGCCAATGACCAATACGAACAACTGACTGGATGCGCTTCGCCGGTAAGAGGCGGAGTTAATTCAAATGCACAACTTGATCATCTTGCGCGCATGAATATTGCGGAAGATCTTGGGCATAGTCGGGAAGACATCACGACGCGTTATTTGGGGCGTTAG
- a CDS encoding JAB domain-containing protein: MSLIRDTQGTYRKATKTSITEADILQAAETILRLRFERLDTLGSPSQSAAFLTARLAHLEHEEFHIVWLDQRNRVIAVEALFQGTIDGCSVHCREVIRSALKHNAAAAILAHNHPSGVADPSQADKHITTELKNALALVGVRVLDHIVVGGNRTVSLAERGWV, translated from the coding sequence ATGAGCCTCATCCGCGACACGCAAGGCACCTACCGCAAAGCCACCAAAACTAGCATCACCGAGGCCGACATCCTCCAGGCCGCTGAGACCATCTTGCGCCTTCGCTTCGAACGCCTGGACACCTTGGGCTCACCCAGCCAATCCGCCGCCTTCCTCACCGCCCGCCTAGCCCATCTGGAGCACGAGGAGTTCCACATCGTGTGGCTCGACCAACGCAACCGCGTCATCGCAGTCGAAGCCCTGTTCCAAGGCACCATTGATGGGTGCAGCGTTCACTGCCGCGAGGTCATTCGCTCCGCACTGAAGCACAACGCCGCGGCGGCCATCCTGGCCCACAACCACCCCAGTGGCGTCGCCGATCCGAGTCAAGCCGACAAGCACATCACCACGGAACTCAAGAATGCGCTGGCACTGGTCGGCGTGCGGGTTTTGGACCACATCGTCGTCGGTGGAAACCGCACGGTGTCACTGGCCGAGCGCGGGTGGGTCTGA